Proteins co-encoded in one Bradyrhizobium sp. 170 genomic window:
- a CDS encoding efflux RND transporter periplasmic adaptor subunit: protein MLFKPEDDKPRTAGKRVARGIGRRMVSLTITLLILGGLGYLGWYAFQQKPAGRGGPGARPDLPVPVLAATPRTQDVPVYLDAVGSVRALNNVIVRAQVDGKLIKVNFVEGQDVKQGDVLAEIDPVIYQAQYDQAVAKKAQDEALLANQKLDLARYQQLAASNAGSKQQADTQRAVVAQQEALVQADQAAIDNARAMLGYTKVIAPLTGRVGLRQVDQGNIIRAADVTGLVIITQLQPIAVQFSLPQQQIVRVNAAAGKGVLAVDVFGNDGVTVVDTGTLKGIDNQVDPTTGTLKLKAEFPNAKFQLWPGQFVNVRLKVETLEKAIVVPASAVQRGPVGTFSYVIGPDNVATAKPVVVTQQNENDAVIASGLSTSDRVVTTGFANLSDGARVLIGTDDRAPTADLAPRKRSRSPDAKGDGKGDGKVDAKGGQGKDGEHRGKRERGEGDQKGQTGPAPAEPSGGAAKSRP, encoded by the coding sequence ATGCTCTTTAAGCCGGAAGATGACAAACCGAGGACGGCGGGCAAGCGCGTCGCGCGCGGCATTGGCCGGCGGATGGTGTCGCTGACGATTACGCTATTGATCCTCGGCGGGCTCGGCTATCTCGGCTGGTACGCCTTTCAGCAGAAGCCGGCCGGCCGTGGCGGCCCCGGCGCGCGCCCCGACCTCCCGGTGCCGGTGCTGGCGGCGACACCGCGCACGCAGGATGTGCCTGTGTACCTCGATGCCGTGGGCTCGGTTCGCGCGTTGAACAACGTTATCGTGCGCGCTCAGGTCGACGGCAAGCTGATCAAGGTGAATTTTGTCGAGGGCCAGGACGTCAAGCAGGGTGACGTGCTGGCCGAGATCGACCCCGTGATCTACCAGGCGCAGTACGATCAGGCGGTGGCGAAGAAGGCGCAGGATGAGGCGCTGCTCGCCAACCAGAAGCTCGATCTGGCGCGCTATCAGCAACTCGCCGCGTCGAATGCCGGCTCCAAGCAGCAGGCCGATACGCAGCGCGCCGTGGTCGCCCAGCAGGAAGCGCTGGTGCAGGCCGACCAGGCCGCGATCGACAATGCGCGCGCGATGCTCGGCTACACGAAGGTCATCGCGCCGCTGACAGGGCGCGTCGGCCTGCGCCAGGTCGACCAGGGCAACATCATCCGTGCGGCTGATGTAACCGGCCTCGTCATCATCACCCAGTTGCAGCCGATCGCGGTGCAGTTCAGCCTGCCTCAGCAGCAGATCGTGCGGGTCAACGCCGCCGCCGGCAAGGGCGTGCTGGCGGTGGACGTGTTCGGCAATGACGGCGTCACCGTCGTCGATACGGGTACGCTCAAGGGCATCGACAACCAGGTCGATCCGACCACGGGCACGCTGAAGCTGAAGGCCGAATTTCCGAACGCCAAGTTCCAGCTCTGGCCCGGACAGTTCGTCAATGTGCGGTTGAAGGTCGAAACGCTGGAGAAGGCGATCGTGGTGCCGGCGTCGGCGGTGCAGCGCGGCCCCGTCGGGACGTTCAGCTATGTGATCGGCCCCGACAATGTCGCGACCGCCAAGCCGGTCGTGGTGACGCAGCAGAACGAAAACGACGCCGTCATCGCCAGCGGCCTTTCCACCTCCGACCGCGTCGTGACGACAGGCTTTGCCAATCTATCCGACGGCGCCAGGGTCCTGATCGGCACCGACGATCGGGCGCCGACCGCCGACCTCGCGCCGCGCAAGCGCAGCCGCAGCCCTGATGCCAAGGGAGATGGCAAGGGAGATGGCAAGGTAGATGCCAAGGGCGGTCAGGGCAAGGATGGCGAACACCGCGGCAAGCGCGAGCGCGGCGAGGGCGATCAGAAGGGACAAACCGGCCCGGCACCAGCCGAGCCATCGGGCGGCGCTGCGAAGTCGCGGCCATGA
- a CDS encoding efflux RND transporter permease subunit produces MSVSEPFIRRPIATSLLGIALMIGGALGYWALPVSALPQVDFPTVQVTTQLPGASPDVIASLITAPLERQLGQIPSLSSMQSTSSFGVSQISLQFDLNRDIDGATQDVQAAINAAAGILPRNLPYPPTYAKVNPADAPVLTLALTSDTISLRAMSDIADTILGQRLSQISGVGRVAILGGLKPAVRVQADLARLAAYGISMEDLRNAIAGANVSGPKGSLDGAQQAYTIAANDQIAAAEAYKPIIIAYRNGSPVTIGDVAIIIDGLENDRTGGWYQGTPAVIIDIQRQPGANVIEVVRQIRAEIPKVQRAIPAGVNLTIVSDRTVTIRASVRDVQFTLILSVVLVTLVVLLFLRSLRATLIAGVALPLSLITSFGIMYFSGFSLDNLSLMALTIGTGFVVDDAIVMIENIVRHMENGESVMEASLKGASEIGFTVISLTVSLIAVFIPLLFMSGLVGRMFREFALTLTIAVVTSAIVSLTLTPMMCSRLLKHVGEEMTVPGLAAVSRFIDRMVAFYHRTLLWVLQRQRATLVVTFATIAATLVMYVIAPKGFLPLQDTASITAVTEAGPDVSFAEMQSRQMTAAAAIQADPDVVGVVSVIGAGSVNPTTNVGRLVMTLRPRGERHDDVSVVVNRLKQRTASIPGMTIYFQPVQDVQISTQSSRSQYQYTLTGTDAAQVSLWSQKLIAEMRRDPLFRDVSSEAQEGGLRAALDINRQRAGQLGVSIQAVNDTLNDAFAQRQISTIYGQANQYRVVLEAMPMYQRDPSILSKLYLPGAASTTAGAPGAQVPLSAVATLTRTTAPLAISHLAQFPAVSLSFNLAPGEALGDAVEAVKKIETSIGMPGSIVGVYAGDAAEFSKSLAGQPWLILAAIVTIYIVLGVLYESYIHPITILSTLPSAGVGAILALMLFGQDLSVIGLIGIILLMGIVKKNAIMMIDFALEAERHQGMSPNEAIVQACLLRFRPIMMTTLAALFGALPLAIESGTGAELRFPLGISIIGGLLLSQVLTLYTTPVIYLALDRLNRKIEKAVPDPGPPGPTVAGATEGMQ; encoded by the coding sequence ATGAGCGTCTCCGAACCGTTCATCCGCCGGCCGATCGCGACCTCGTTGTTGGGGATCGCGCTGATGATCGGCGGTGCGCTCGGCTATTGGGCGCTGCCGGTATCGGCGCTGCCGCAGGTCGATTTTCCGACCGTGCAGGTGACGACGCAACTGCCGGGCGCGAGCCCTGACGTGATCGCATCCCTGATCACGGCGCCGCTGGAGCGCCAGCTCGGACAGATTCCGTCGCTGTCGTCGATGCAGTCGACCTCCTCGTTCGGCGTCAGCCAGATCTCGCTGCAGTTCGACCTCAACCGCGACATCGATGGCGCCACCCAGGACGTGCAGGCCGCGATCAACGCTGCCGCCGGGATCCTGCCAAGAAACCTGCCTTATCCGCCGACCTATGCCAAGGTGAACCCGGCCGATGCCCCGGTCCTGACGCTGGCGCTGACGTCGGACACGATTTCGCTGCGCGCGATGAGCGATATCGCCGATACGATTTTGGGCCAGCGGCTCAGCCAGATTTCCGGCGTCGGGCGCGTTGCAATCCTCGGCGGGCTCAAGCCCGCGGTGCGGGTGCAGGCCGATCTGGCGCGGCTCGCCGCCTACGGCATCTCGATGGAGGATTTGCGCAACGCCATCGCGGGCGCCAACGTGTCGGGGCCGAAGGGATCGCTCGACGGCGCGCAGCAGGCCTACACCATCGCCGCCAACGACCAGATCGCGGCGGCGGAAGCCTACAAGCCGATCATCATCGCCTATCGTAACGGTTCGCCGGTCACGATCGGCGACGTCGCCATCATCATCGATGGACTGGAGAACGATCGCACCGGCGGCTGGTATCAGGGCACGCCGGCCGTGATCATCGACATCCAGCGGCAACCCGGCGCCAACGTGATCGAGGTTGTCCGGCAGATCCGCGCGGAAATTCCCAAGGTGCAGCGCGCGATCCCGGCCGGCGTCAACCTGACCATCGTCTCCGACCGCACCGTCACCATTCGTGCCTCGGTGCGCGACGTCCAGTTCACGCTGATCCTTTCCGTGGTGCTGGTGACGCTGGTGGTGCTGCTGTTCCTGCGGTCGCTGCGCGCGACGCTGATTGCGGGTGTGGCGTTGCCGCTGTCGCTGATCACGAGCTTCGGCATCATGTATTTTTCGGGCTTCAGCCTCGACAATCTGTCGCTGATGGCGCTGACGATCGGCACCGGCTTCGTGGTCGACGACGCCATCGTGATGATCGAGAACATCGTCCGCCACATGGAAAACGGCGAGTCCGTGATGGAGGCGTCGTTGAAGGGCGCCAGCGAAATCGGCTTCACCGTGATCTCGCTGACGGTGTCGCTGATCGCGGTTTTCATCCCGCTTCTGTTCATGTCCGGACTGGTCGGACGCATGTTCCGCGAATTTGCGCTCACGCTGACGATCGCGGTCGTGACCTCGGCGATCGTATCGCTGACGCTGACGCCGATGATGTGTTCGCGGCTGTTGAAGCATGTCGGGGAGGAGATGACGGTCCCGGGGCTTGCCGCCGTCAGCCGCTTCATCGACCGCATGGTCGCGTTCTACCATCGGACGCTGCTGTGGGTGCTGCAGCGCCAGCGCGCGACCCTTGTCGTGACGTTCGCCACCATCGCCGCGACCCTCGTGATGTATGTGATCGCGCCAAAGGGCTTTTTGCCGCTGCAGGACACCGCGTCGATCACGGCGGTGACCGAGGCCGGTCCCGACGTTTCCTTTGCGGAGATGCAAAGCCGGCAGATGACGGCGGCGGCCGCGATCCAGGCCGATCCGGATGTGGTCGGCGTGGTCTCCGTGATTGGCGCAGGCTCGGTCAACCCGACTACCAATGTCGGGCGCCTGGTGATGACGCTGCGGCCGCGCGGCGAACGGCACGATGACGTTTCCGTCGTGGTCAACCGGCTCAAGCAACGCACCGCGTCGATCCCCGGCATGACCATCTATTTCCAGCCGGTGCAGGACGTGCAGATCTCGACCCAGTCGAGCCGCTCGCAGTACCAGTACACGCTGACCGGCACCGACGCGGCGCAGGTCTCGCTGTGGTCGCAGAAGCTGATCGCCGAAATGCGCCGCGACCCGCTGTTCCGCGACGTCTCCTCGGAAGCGCAGGAAGGCGGTCTGCGCGCCGCGCTCGATATCAATCGGCAGCGTGCCGGCCAGCTCGGCGTCAGCATCCAGGCGGTCAACGACACCCTCAACGACGCCTTCGCGCAGCGGCAGATTTCGACCATCTACGGCCAGGCCAACCAGTATCGCGTGGTGCTGGAGGCGATGCCGATGTACCAGCGCGATCCGTCGATCCTGTCGAAGCTCTATCTCCCGGGGGCCGCGAGTACGACCGCAGGCGCGCCCGGCGCCCAAGTGCCGCTGTCGGCGGTAGCGACGCTGACCCGCACCACCGCGCCGCTGGCGATTTCGCATCTCGCGCAGTTTCCGGCCGTCTCGCTCAGCTTCAACCTCGCGCCCGGCGAGGCGCTCGGCGACGCCGTCGAGGCGGTCAAGAAAATTGAGACCAGTATCGGCATGCCCGGCAGTATCGTCGGCGTCTACGCAGGCGATGCGGCCGAGTTCTCCAAATCGCTGGCCGGCCAGCCTTGGCTCATTCTGGCGGCGATCGTCACCATCTACATCGTGCTGGGCGTGCTCTACGAGAGCTACATCCACCCGATCACCATTCTCTCGACGCTGCCGTCCGCAGGCGTCGGCGCCATTCTGGCGCTGATGCTGTTCGGGCAGGACCTGTCGGTGATCGGCCTGATCGGCATCATTCTATTGATGGGCATCGTCAAGAAGAACGCGATCATGATGATCGATTTCGCGCTGGAGGCGGAGCGGCATCAGGGCATGTCGCCTAATGAAGCCATCGTGCAAGCCTGCCTGTTGCGGTTCCGCCCGATCATGATGACGACGCTGGCGGCGTTGTTCGGCGCGCTGCCGCTGGCGATCGAAAGCGGCACCGGCGCCGAGCTACGGTTTCCGCTCGGCATTTCCATCATCGGCGGCCTGCTGCTGAGCCAGGTGCTGACGCTCTACACGACGCCGGTGATCTATCTGGCGCTCGACCGGCTCAATCGCAAAATCGAGAAGGCGGTGCCGGACCCAGGGCCACCCGGGCCGACGGTTGCCGGCGCGACCGAGGGGATGCAATAG
- a CDS encoding efflux RND transporter permease subunit, with product MASISEPFIRRPVGTTLLAIGLFLVGIVAYVFLPVSSVPNVEFPMIRVSATRPGADPSVMAATVAAPLERRLGQIAGIEQITSTSSLGTTSIQLQFAIGRDIDRAARDVQAAINASLADLPSDLPSLPRFRKANPAAAPVFVLALTSKTLTTSAMYDVADTVIAQRISQVPGVGEVNVTGADQPAVRIALNPVALSNAGIATDDVRLAIINANPLGPVGIFNGGRQSETISTNKQMRTAAEFRDIIIKSSGSNFVRLADVADVEDSVRNSRSIAWFNKQPAVLIQITKQGDANVIDTVNRVRALLPELKQWLPGGVEISTLVDRTGTIRASVLDMQYTLLATAFLVMVVVFVFLRRLTPTIAAGVSVPLALAGTCAGMWLAGFSIDNLSLMALAISVGFVVDDAIVMIENMYRNLEQGMAPYPAALEGAKQIGFTVLSISLSLIAAFTPLIFMDGIVGRLLREFSLTLTFAIVVSTVVSLTVTPMICAHYIKEATSDHATWFDRLVEGTLSRIISFYTWTLRAVLGFPFLTLLVFFATIALTVVLYIKTPKGYFPTDDSGFVIGATRASPDTSFQAMLGLQQQLADIVMADPAVAGVGSSLGGTAGPGGGGSNRGTMFISLKPPEERAGLSTAQVIDRLRRNLYRVAGIRLFMFAAQDIRTGGRQSDSDYQYTLSSTNLDLLQKWAPLVAKRMETVEGITDISSDRDPGGLQLSLVIDRKTASSLGVRVQDIDNALNNAFAQRQISIIYTQRNQYMVVLEIDPKFQSDPSNLERIFVAGANDAQVPLSAVVRYQRGLSPLAVYHSQSFPSTTVSFNLLPDVPLEVATTNIQRAVEELHMPEGIRGSFDGNAGDFNKTSGRQPLLILGALVAMYIVLGVLYESLAHPITIISTLPSAGLGALLALQVTNTPLTVIAFVGIILLIGIVKKNGIMMVDFALDAERNRGLSSADAIFEACRARFRPILMTTLAALFAGIPLVIATGPGTELRRPLGITIIGGLFVSQILTLYTTPVIYLLIDRLRQRSRPAAVAAPAE from the coding sequence ATGGCATCGATCTCGGAGCCCTTCATTCGCCGGCCGGTGGGCACCACGCTGCTGGCGATCGGGCTCTTTCTGGTCGGCATCGTCGCCTATGTCTTCCTGCCGGTCTCGTCGGTGCCCAACGTCGAATTTCCGATGATCCGGGTCTCGGCGACGCGTCCGGGCGCGGACCCTTCCGTGATGGCGGCCACCGTGGCAGCACCCTTGGAGCGCCGGCTCGGCCAGATTGCCGGCATTGAGCAGATCACCTCGACCAGTTCGCTCGGTACCACCAGCATCCAGCTGCAGTTTGCGATCGGCCGCGACATCGACCGCGCCGCGCGCGACGTCCAGGCGGCGATCAATGCGTCGCTGGCGGACTTGCCGAGCGACCTGCCGTCGCTGCCGCGATTCCGTAAAGCCAATCCGGCGGCTGCCCCGGTGTTCGTGCTGGCGCTGACGTCGAAGACCCTGACGACCAGCGCGATGTATGATGTCGCCGATACCGTGATCGCGCAGCGCATCTCGCAGGTGCCGGGCGTCGGCGAGGTCAACGTCACCGGCGCCGACCAGCCGGCGGTGCGGATCGCGCTCAACCCGGTGGCGCTGTCGAATGCAGGTATCGCGACCGACGACGTGCGGCTGGCCATTATCAACGCCAATCCGCTGGGGCCGGTCGGCATCTTCAACGGCGGCCGCCAGAGCGAGACGATTTCGACCAACAAGCAGATGCGCACCGCGGCCGAATTCCGCGACATCATCATCAAGAGCTCGGGGAGCAATTTCGTCCGCCTGGCCGATGTCGCCGACGTCGAAGATTCCGTCCGCAACAGCCGCTCGATTGCCTGGTTCAACAAGCAACCCGCGGTCCTGATCCAGATCACCAAGCAGGGCGACGCCAACGTGATCGACACCGTCAACCGGGTGAGGGCACTGCTCCCGGAACTGAAGCAGTGGCTTCCGGGCGGGGTGGAGATTTCAACGCTGGTCGACCGCACCGGCACCATCCGCGCCAGCGTGCTCGACATGCAGTACACGCTGCTGGCGACCGCCTTCCTGGTGATGGTGGTGGTGTTCGTCTTCCTGCGGCGGCTGACGCCGACGATCGCGGCCGGCGTCTCGGTGCCGCTGGCGCTGGCCGGCACCTGCGCCGGGATGTGGCTTGCCGGGTTCTCGATCGACAATCTCTCGCTGATGGCGCTGGCGATCTCGGTCGGCTTCGTCGTCGACGACGCCATCGTCATGATCGAGAACATGTACCGCAACCTCGAACAGGGCATGGCGCCGTACCCGGCGGCGCTGGAGGGCGCCAAACAGATCGGCTTTACGGTGCTCTCGATCAGCCTATCCTTGATTGCAGCCTTTACGCCGCTGATCTTCATGGACGGGATCGTCGGCCGGCTGTTGCGCGAATTCTCGCTGACGCTGACCTTTGCCATCGTGGTGTCGACCGTGGTCTCGCTCACGGTCACGCCGATGATCTGTGCGCACTACATCAAGGAGGCGACGTCGGACCATGCGACCTGGTTCGACCGCCTGGTCGAGGGCACGCTGTCGCGCATCATTTCTTTCTACACCTGGACGCTGCGGGCGGTGCTGGGGTTCCCGTTCCTGACCCTGCTCGTGTTCTTTGCCACCATCGCGCTGACGGTCGTGCTCTATATCAAGACGCCGAAGGGCTATTTCCCAACCGACGACAGCGGGTTCGTGATCGGCGCGACACGCGCATCCCCCGACACCTCGTTCCAGGCGATGCTCGGGCTGCAGCAGCAACTGGCCGACATCGTGATGGCCGATCCGGCGGTCGCCGGCGTCGGCTCTTCGCTCGGCGGCACCGCCGGTCCGGGCGGTGGCGGCTCCAACCGCGGCACCATGTTCATCAGCCTGAAGCCGCCCGAGGAGCGGGCGGGCCTGTCGACCGCGCAGGTGATCGATCGCCTGCGGAGGAATCTCTACCGGGTGGCCGGCATCCGCCTGTTCATGTTCGCGGCACAGGACATCCGTACCGGCGGACGGCAAAGCGATTCCGACTATCAATATACGCTGTCGAGCACCAACCTCGACCTGCTGCAGAAATGGGCGCCGCTGGTCGCCAAGCGTATGGAGACGGTGGAGGGCATCACCGACATTTCCAGCGACCGCGATCCCGGCGGGCTGCAATTGTCGCTGGTGATCGATCGCAAGACCGCGTCAAGCCTCGGCGTTCGCGTCCAGGACATCGACAATGCCCTGAACAACGCGTTCGCGCAGCGGCAGATCTCGATCATCTATACCCAGCGCAACCAGTACATGGTGGTGCTGGAAATCGACCCGAAATTCCAGAGCGATCCCTCAAATCTGGAGCGCATCTTCGTAGCCGGCGCCAACGACGCCCAGGTACCGCTTTCGGCCGTGGTGCGCTACCAGCGCGGCCTGTCGCCGCTCGCGGTGTATCACTCGCAATCGTTCCCCTCGACGACGGTCTCGTTCAATCTGCTGCCCGACGTGCCGCTGGAGGTCGCGACCACGAACATCCAGCGCGCCGTCGAGGAACTGCACATGCCGGAAGGCATCCGCGGCAGTTTTGACGGCAATGCCGGTGATTTCAACAAGACCAGCGGGCGGCAGCCGCTTCTGATCCTCGGCGCATTGGTGGCGATGTATATCGTGCTCGGCGTGCTCTATGAGAGCCTGGCGCATCCGATCACGATCATCTCGACATTGCCGTCCGCAGGGCTCGGCGCGCTGCTGGCGCTGCAGGTGACGAATACGCCGCTGACGGTGATCGCCTTCGTCGGCATCATCCTGTTGATCGGCATCGTCAAGAAGAACGGCATCATGATGGTCGATTTCGCGCTCGATGCCGAACGCAACCGCGGCCTGTCGTCGGCGGACGCGATCTTCGAGGCGTGCCGCGCCCGCTTCCGGCCGATCCTGATGACGACGCTGGCCGCCTTGTTTGCCGGCATTCCCCTGGTCATTGCCACCGGCCCCGGCACCGAGCTGCGCCGGCCGCTCGGCATCACCATCATCGGCGGATTGTTCGTTTCGCAGATCCTGACGCTGTACACGACGCCGGTGATCTACCTCCTGATCGACCGGCTGCGGCAGCGATCCCGGCCGGCCGCGGTCGCCGCGCCCGCCGAATAG
- a CDS encoding DTW domain-containing protein, translating into MSEQANPKSGVPKSGVPKSGVPKSGVPKSGVPKSGAAVEVVPDCPHCGKPLPLCICDSVTPIESRTSLLILQHPQEQDRALGTARLTAMHFKDAVVKIGLSWPSLSKALGRKVHDPSCWAVLYLGSAKVADLDTDAEIVAINRKGEVEPHQRAILSDIEGIVLLDGTWSQAKALWWRNAWMLKCQRVILGPKRPSRYGKLRKEPRGDGLSTLEAAGLLLAGLEKRPDIAETLNASFDRMLARYREVQAEMPALAPKPKKKDYRRRKRG; encoded by the coding sequence ATGTCAGAACAAGCCAATCCCAAGTCCGGTGTGCCCAAGTCCGGTGTGCCCAAGTCCGGTGTGCCCAAGTCCGGCGTCCCCAAGTCCGGCGTCCCCAAGTCCGGAGCCGCCGTGGAGGTGGTGCCGGACTGCCCGCATTGCGGCAAGCCGCTGCCGCTCTGCATCTGCGACAGCGTCACGCCGATCGAAAGCAGGACCTCGCTGCTGATCCTGCAGCACCCGCAGGAGCAGGACAGGGCGCTCGGCACCGCGCGGCTGACGGCGATGCATTTCAAGGATGCGGTCGTCAAAATCGGCCTGTCCTGGCCAAGCCTCTCCAAGGCGCTGGGACGGAAGGTCCACGATCCCTCGTGCTGGGCGGTGCTTTATCTCGGTTCGGCCAAGGTCGCCGATCTCGATACCGATGCCGAGATCGTCGCGATCAACCGCAAGGGCGAGGTCGAGCCGCACCAGCGCGCGATCCTCTCCGACATCGAAGGCATCGTGCTGCTCGACGGAACCTGGAGCCAGGCCAAGGCGCTGTGGTGGCGCAACGCGTGGATGCTGAAGTGCCAGCGGGTGATCCTCGGTCCCAAGCGACCGTCGCGTTACGGCAAGCTCCGCAAGGAGCCGCGCGGCGACGGTCTTTCCACCCTCGAGGCCGCCGGCCTGCTGCTGGCGGGGCTCGAAAAGCGGCCGGATATCGCCGAGACACTCAACGCCAGCTTCGATCGAATGCTGGCGCGGTATCGGGAAGTGCAGGCCGAAATGCCGGCGCTCGCGCCGAAGCCGAAGAAGAAGGACTATCGGCGGCGCAAGCGGGGCTGA
- a CDS encoding PEPxxWA-CTERM sorting domain-containing protein — translation MKKFSLLVGLVTACLVSAAQASPLDSGTWYQIARMANGDSGVFDGNGELKSDYSFGSYSSLLQANDFARPFDTYTGMQILFITGDGATWGSTSYSTLRSLIDARAGDFAPNITFTASINGGAETTTIGNVLSRNGLAEDPWISLQGDHGAGIFNHLIIWGEADYAGPHTELLQAHNGINVFVSVAPVPEPSTWAMMIIGFAGVGYMTYRRRKFAALAA, via the coding sequence TTGAAAAAATTCAGCCTGCTAGTTGGCCTCGTTACCGCCTGCTTAGTTTCCGCTGCACAAGCTTCGCCGCTCGATAGCGGGACCTGGTATCAGATTGCTCGCATGGCCAACGGCGACTCTGGTGTGTTTGACGGCAACGGCGAACTGAAATCAGATTATAGTTTCGGTTCCTATTCGTCTCTTTTGCAGGCGAATGATTTCGCGCGCCCTTTCGACACGTATACCGGAATGCAAATTCTTTTCATTACAGGCGACGGGGCGACATGGGGTTCAACGTCCTACTCGACACTTCGCTCGTTGATTGATGCACGGGCTGGGGACTTCGCTCCAAACATCACCTTTACAGCAAGTATCAATGGCGGTGCTGAAACCACCACAATTGGAAACGTCCTTTCCAGAAATGGGCTTGCGGAAGATCCTTGGATTAGTTTGCAAGGAGATCACGGGGCCGGGATCTTCAACCATCTGATCATCTGGGGAGAGGCAGATTACGCCGGTCCTCACACCGAGTTGCTGCAAGCTCACAATGGAATAAACGTGTTTGTTAGTGTTGCTCCCGTTCCCGAGCCCTCCACTTGGGCAATGATGATCATCGGCTTTGCCGGTGTTGGCTACATGACGTATCGCCGTCGCAAGTTCGCAGCCCTCGCTGCCTGA
- a CDS encoding TetR/AcrR family transcriptional regulator, producing the protein MPRGKAGQKTAEAAASGLARLVPTQQRSRERFEKILSTAAELMAEKGSEAFRMSDVVERSGVPFGSLYQYFPDKTAIIGTLAERYNAIGRDCVRRDLAVVKTARDLHPALCRITDSYYQMFIDVPVMRDIWQATQADRSLQKLDEEDGIYLAGLLGDALRRIAPDAPATALASFSQLIMTLIAATVRHAITQDAKEAARILTLFKRMLPKNLAALEM; encoded by the coding sequence ATGCCGCGGGGAAAAGCCGGACAGAAGACAGCCGAAGCAGCCGCGTCGGGACTGGCGCGCCTCGTCCCGACCCAGCAGCGCAGCCGCGAGCGGTTCGAGAAAATTCTCAGCACCGCGGCCGAGCTGATGGCTGAAAAAGGCAGCGAAGCCTTCCGCATGAGCGACGTCGTCGAGCGCAGCGGCGTGCCGTTCGGCTCGCTCTATCAATACTTTCCGGACAAGACCGCGATCATCGGCACGCTGGCGGAACGCTACAACGCGATCGGGCGCGACTGCGTCCGGCGCGACCTCGCCGTGGTCAAGACGGCTCGGGATCTTCATCCGGCCCTGTGTCGCATTACCGACAGCTATTATCAGATGTTCATCGACGTGCCGGTCATGCGCGACATCTGGCAGGCGACGCAGGCCGACCGTTCCTTACAAAAACTCGACGAGGAGGACGGTATCTATCTCGCCGGGCTGCTCGGCGACGCGCTGCGGCGCATCGCACCCGACGCGCCCGCAACCGCCCTCGCCTCGTTTTCCCAACTGATCATGACGCTGATCGCCGCGACAGTCCGCCACGCGATCACGCAGGACGCGAAGGAAGCTGCCCGCATTCTCACTTTGTTCAAGCGCATGCTGCCGAAGAATCTAGCCGCGCTGGAGATGTAA
- a CDS encoding anthrone oxygenase family protein, whose amino-acid sequence MQTLVTGLLWFSAIGCGLLAGLYFAFSAFIMTALGRIGQAAGIAAMNAINIAIVQSLFLPIFLATTAASTALAVTALLRWGEPGAMAMMAGGVLYVLGMFVVTMIFNVPLNNALAAADPASHEATSLWARYLTDWTLWNHVRTASSTAACALFIAAIAAR is encoded by the coding sequence ATGCAGACGTTGGTAACTGGCCTGCTGTGGTTTTCCGCGATTGGCTGCGGCTTGCTCGCCGGTCTCTATTTTGCGTTTTCGGCCTTCATCATGACGGCGCTGGGCCGCATCGGGCAGGCGGCAGGCATCGCGGCGATGAATGCGATCAACATCGCGATCGTCCAATCGCTGTTCCTGCCGATCTTCCTGGCAACGACGGCTGCGAGCACAGCACTTGCGGTGACTGCGCTGTTGCGCTGGGGCGAGCCCGGCGCGATGGCCATGATGGCTGGCGGTGTGCTCTATGTGCTCGGCATGTTCGTCGTCACGATGATCTTCAACGTGCCCCTGAACAATGCGCTTGCCGCGGCCGATCCCGCAAGCCACGAGGCCACGTCGCTGTGGGCGCGCTATCTGACGGACTGGACGCTGTGGAACCACGTGCGGACGGCCTCGTCCACGGCGGCTTGCGCGCTGTTTATCGCGGCGATTGCGGCGAGGTAG